A DNA window from Sporomusaceae bacterium FL31 contains the following coding sequences:
- a CDS encoding pyridine nucleotide-disulfide oxidoreductase, with the protein MNTNDTIICRCEDITLGEIRAQIAQGKHTLEEIKRACRAGMGPCQGRTCSLIIANEIAKATGKSIADIPLSQVRPPTAPIKMASLLGGDKHD; encoded by the coding sequence ATGAATACTAACGATACAATTATATGCCGTTGTGAAGACATTACTTTAGGAGAAATTCGCGCTCAAATTGCTCAGGGCAAACATACTTTAGAAGAAATAAAACGGGCTTGCCGCGCTGGAATGGGACCTTGCCAGGGGCGCACTTGTTCATTAATTATTGCCAATGAGATTGCCAAAGCAACTGGTAAGTCAATTGCCGATATTCCACTTTCTCAAGTACGGCCGCCAACAGCGCCGATTAAAATGGCTTCCTTACTGGGAGGGGATAAACATGATTAA
- the soxB gene encoding sarcosine oxidase subunit beta, with protein sequence MINAADVVVIGGGVIGCSTAYNLAKLGAGKVVVIEKGYLASGATGRCGAGMRMQWGTETNCLLSRESVKMLSNLPERLDVNVDIEFTQNGYLLLAYGDKMEDQFKKNLTLQHSLGIPSRWVTPQEALEIVPFLNTKDMRGATYCAEDGHCNPFKVTEAYAQAAKNLQVEIYTDTEVEGIVTKNGQILSVRTNKGDIHTNTVVNAAGGYAKTVGRMAGIELPIFPERHEILVTEPVDPTMGPMVMSFYHNLYCQQSPHGSFIMGIGHPNEPEGFDIRSSWQFLRDMANRLVDILPPLAGLNVIRQWAGLYDMCPDRTPILGNSPQLKQFYTAAGFSGHGFMISPITGQLMAEMILGKPTTFPIQMFDAGRFERGELFVEPSVV encoded by the coding sequence ATGATTAATGCAGCAGATGTCGTTGTAATCGGCGGCGGTGTTATTGGCTGTTCGACCGCCTATAATTTAGCCAAACTAGGAGCCGGAAAAGTCGTCGTTATTGAAAAAGGCTATCTAGCCAGTGGAGCAACAGGTCGTTGTGGGGCAGGAATGAGAATGCAATGGGGGACCGAGACTAACTGTCTGTTGTCGCGCGAGAGTGTAAAGATGCTGTCTAACTTGCCAGAACGTCTGGATGTTAATGTTGATATTGAGTTTACCCAAAATGGCTACTTATTACTGGCTTATGGTGATAAGATGGAAGATCAGTTTAAGAAAAATCTTACGTTGCAGCATTCTTTAGGTATTCCTTCACGGTGGGTTACACCGCAGGAAGCGTTGGAAATTGTTCCTTTTCTTAATACCAAGGATATGCGGGGAGCAACTTATTGTGCAGAAGACGGACATTGCAATCCATTTAAGGTTACAGAGGCATATGCTCAAGCTGCAAAAAATTTGCAAGTTGAAATCTATACCGATACAGAGGTAGAAGGCATTGTAACGAAAAATGGTCAGATCTTATCTGTACGTACGAATAAAGGTGATATCCATACCAATACAGTGGTAAATGCTGCTGGCGGTTATGCAAAAACAGTAGGCAGAATGGCAGGGATAGAATTGCCGATTTTTCCTGAGCGTCATGAGATTCTTGTTACTGAACCTGTCGATCCGACTATGGGGCCAATGGTAATGAGCTTCTATCATAACTTATATTGTCAGCAAAGTCCGCATGGCAGTTTCATTATGGGGATAGGTCATCCTAATGAGCCTGAAGGCTTTGATATTCGTTCCAGTTGGCAGTTTTTACGTGATATGGCTAATCGATTAGTTGATATACTGCCGCCGCTAGCAGGACTTAATGTGATTAGGCAATGGGCGGGATTATATGATATGTGTCCTGACCGTACTCCTATTCTAGGTAATAGTCCGCAATTAAAGCAGTTTTATACAGCTGCAGGTTTTAGCGGTCATGGGTTTATGATTTCTCCGATTACCGGCCAGCTTATGGCGGAAATGATTTTGGGTAAGCCGACAACTTTCCCAATACAAATGTTTGATGCCGGACGATTTGAACGCGGCGAACTGTTTGTAGAACCATCGGTTGTGTAA
- the putC gene encoding 1-pyrroline-5-carboxylate dehydrogenase 2, producing MNNGYFQIKPPVNEPVKGYLPGSPEKAALKAELERQLANPIEVPIIIGGKEIRSGSKAKIICPHDHQKVLGEYYIAGEKELLMAIEAAEAAKEEWENMPWEHRATIFLKAADLLTTKYRAKLAASCMLGQSKNVYQAEIDVICELADFLRFNTHFVQEIYKQQPNSSDGVWNRVEYRALDGFVAAITPFNFTAIGGNLSTAPAMAGNTVLWKPSSTAVLSNYYVMQILIEAGLPAGVINFVPCRGVEFGKNVVNHPKMAGFHFTGSTRVFNDIWNQVGQNIDQYITYPRLVGETGGKDFIFAHESADVEALACAIVMGAFEYQGQKCSAASRAYIPESLWGQLNKRLIEQIGKIKMGSVCDFTNLMNAVIDQNSFNNIKTYLDYAKNADDAEIIIGGGCDDSVGYFVEPTVILAKTPTFKTMVEEIFGPVITIYVYPNDQLEETLTACDTATIYGLTGSVFAQDRAAVIKISKALDHAAGNFYINDKPTGAVVGQQPFGGSRASGTNDKAGSAINLYRWMSQRSIKETLVPRTVVNYPYMIEE from the coding sequence ATGAATAATGGATATTTTCAAATTAAACCACCAGTAAATGAGCCTGTTAAAGGGTACTTACCCGGTTCGCCTGAAAAAGCTGCTTTAAAAGCAGAACTTGAAAGACAACTCGCTAATCCGATTGAAGTACCAATTATTATTGGTGGCAAGGAAATTCGTTCAGGGAGCAAGGCTAAAATTATTTGCCCGCATGACCATCAAAAAGTTCTTGGTGAATATTATATTGCTGGAGAAAAAGAACTTCTTATGGCTATCGAAGCAGCAGAAGCTGCTAAAGAAGAATGGGAAAACATGCCATGGGAACATAGAGCTACTATTTTTCTGAAAGCCGCAGATTTGCTAACAACAAAATACAGAGCCAAATTAGCAGCTTCTTGCATGCTTGGCCAAAGTAAAAATGTTTATCAAGCTGAAATTGATGTCATTTGTGAGTTGGCAGATTTTCTTCGCTTTAATACACATTTTGTACAGGAGATTTATAAGCAACAGCCTAATAGTTCAGATGGCGTTTGGAATCGCGTAGAGTATCGTGCACTTGATGGCTTTGTAGCTGCAATTACGCCTTTTAACTTTACAGCAATCGGAGGCAATCTGTCCACGGCTCCAGCGATGGCTGGCAATACTGTTCTATGGAAACCATCATCCACAGCAGTCCTTTCCAATTACTATGTCATGCAAATTCTTATCGAAGCCGGCCTGCCTGCAGGTGTTATTAATTTTGTACCTTGCCGTGGTGTTGAGTTCGGTAAAAATGTAGTGAATCATCCTAAAATGGCAGGATTTCATTTTACAGGATCTACACGGGTGTTTAATGATATTTGGAATCAAGTCGGTCAAAATATTGATCAGTACATTACCTATCCCCGCCTTGTTGGTGAAACAGGTGGTAAAGACTTTATCTTTGCTCATGAATCAGCAGATGTTGAAGCACTTGCCTGCGCAATTGTGATGGGTGCATTTGAATATCAAGGACAAAAATGCTCAGCAGCATCTCGCGCTTACATTCCTGAAAGTCTGTGGGGACAACTCAACAAGCGTCTGATAGAACAAATTGGTAAAATTAAGATGGGAAGTGTTTGTGACTTTACTAATCTTATGAATGCTGTTATTGATCAGAATTCGTTCAACAACATCAAAACTTACCTTGATTATGCAAAGAACGCTGATGATGCTGAAATCATTATTGGCGGCGGATGCGATGATAGTGTGGGATACTTTGTTGAACCTACAGTGATTTTAGCCAAGACACCTACCTTTAAGACAATGGTCGAGGAAATCTTCGGACCGGTTATCACCATTTATGTATATCCAAATGATCAATTAGAAGAAACATTAACTGCCTGCGATACGGCAACTATTTACGGACTAACTGGTTCAGTATTTGCACAGGATCGCGCAGCTGTTATCAAAATTTCTAAGGCATTGGATCATGCGGCAGGTAATTTTTATATTAATGATAAGCCTACCGGAGCGGTCGTTGGGCAACAGCCATTTGGCGGCAGCCGTGCATCGGGTACAAATGATAAGGCTGGCAGTGCAATTAATTTATATCGCTGGATGAGCCAACGTTCGATAAAAGAAACCTTGGTTCCCCGTACTGTGGTCAACTATCCTTATATGATTGAAGAATAA
- a CDS encoding YggS family pyridoxal phosphate enzyme yields MFIREYYPYHGGLYMSIAQNLAQIRKNIDLAVKRTAVERPGQQVKLIAVTKNQEISAIRQVIDNGVTVIGENRVQEVLQKLPGLERTVECHLIGHLQTNKVRQIVPFADLIHSVDSQQLALEIDRIASKLGKYQDILIQVNVAGEVSKFGIEPDDCLDLARFISGLEHVRLCGLMTIAPHYEDPELVRPIFKKLHKLFMELSAMNLNNTNITWLSMGMTSDYIIAIEEGANMVRVGTGIFGARQYK; encoded by the coding sequence ATGTTTATTCGCGAATACTATCCATATCATGGAGGTTTATATATGTCTATTGCACAAAACTTAGCTCAAATCAGGAAAAATATTGATTTAGCAGTTAAACGAACCGCAGTGGAACGTCCTGGTCAGCAGGTAAAGTTAATTGCAGTAACTAAAAATCAGGAGATATCGGCTATTCGCCAAGTTATTGACAATGGGGTCACTGTCATAGGAGAAAACCGGGTTCAGGAGGTATTACAGAAGCTTCCTGGATTGGAAAGAACTGTTGAGTGTCATTTAATTGGTCATCTTCAAACAAATAAAGTGCGGCAAATCGTTCCATTTGCTGATTTAATTCATTCGGTTGACAGTCAACAGCTTGCTTTAGAGATAGACCGAATTGCCAGTAAACTGGGGAAGTATCAGGACATTCTGATTCAGGTGAATGTTGCTGGGGAAGTCAGCAAATTTGGCATTGAACCGGATGATTGTTTAGATCTAGCCCGATTTATCAGTGGTTTAGAGCATGTACGCCTTTGTGGTTTAATGACTATAGCCCCTCATTATGAAGATCCTGAACTGGTAAGACCAATTTTTAAGAAATTACACAAGTTGTTTATGGAATTATCTGCAATGAATTTAAATAACACAAATATTACATGGTTATCAATGGGAATGACCAGCGATTATATAATAGCTATTGAAGAGGGTGCCAATATGGTACGGGTTGGTACTGGAATATTCGGTGCGCGTCAATATAAATAG
- the sepF_2 gene encoding cell division protein SepF, which translates to MKFMEKVWGSLGLFEQVDTETEQQIKPEEIPEPKSRKSSNLVNLPTAAVPKQIKVMVVEPFTFDDAQHVADHLKNRKPVVVNFENTDKEVAKRMIDFISGTTYALGGSIQKVGNNIFLCAPNNVDISYSSQEEGMDKAFMPWAQK; encoded by the coding sequence ATGAAATTTATGGAGAAAGTATGGGGCAGTTTAGGGTTGTTTGAACAAGTTGACACTGAAACAGAACAACAAATTAAACCTGAAGAAATACCGGAGCCTAAAAGCCGGAAATCAAGCAATTTAGTGAATTTACCAACTGCAGCTGTGCCAAAGCAAATTAAAGTCATGGTCGTTGAGCCGTTTACATTTGATGATGCTCAGCATGTGGCAGATCATTTGAAAAATCGTAAACCGGTTGTAGTTAATTTTGAAAACACTGACAAAGAAGTCGCAAAAAGGATGATCGATTTTATTAGTGGTACTACCTATGCATTAGGTGGATCAATTCAAAAAGTCGGTAATAATATTTTTCTGTGTGCGCCAAATAATGTCGATATTTCATATAGCTCACAGGAAGAAGGCATGGACAAGGCTTTTATGCCTTGGGCACAAAAGTAA
- the proC gene encoding pyrroline-5-carboxylate reductase, producing the protein MQDKKIGFIGGGAMAEALIRGIINTGLIQRQQIVVSDIAPERRDYLTQTYTISTLADVNAVAKNADILFLAVKPQVVKAVMEQISGQVSTKTIVVSVVAGLTLAAMQAKFPGCAIIRVMPNTPIAVGAGMSALALGKLATQQDSELVSQIFSAAGTVVTVGEELMDAVTGLSGSGPGYGFVIIDALTDAGVRVGLSRQTALVLAAQTLLGAAKMVLETGEHPAKLRDMVTSPGGTAITGIHVLEQSGLRAALIDAVVAATKRSQEMGKK; encoded by the coding sequence TTGCAAGATAAGAAAATTGGCTTTATTGGCGGCGGAGCTATGGCCGAGGCGCTGATACGCGGGATTATCAATACCGGCTTAATCCAAAGGCAGCAGATTGTTGTCAGTGATATTGCACCCGAACGACGTGACTACTTGACACAAACTTATACAATTTCAACTTTGGCTGATGTCAACGCAGTAGCAAAGAATGCGGATATCCTTTTTCTAGCCGTAAAGCCACAAGTGGTTAAAGCGGTCATGGAACAAATTAGTGGGCAGGTTTCCACCAAGACAATTGTTGTTTCTGTTGTGGCGGGCCTGACACTGGCGGCAATGCAAGCAAAATTTCCCGGTTGTGCCATTATTCGAGTTATGCCAAATACACCTATTGCAGTTGGTGCTGGAATGTCGGCATTAGCGTTAGGAAAGCTTGCTACTCAGCAAGACAGTGAATTAGTTTCGCAGATTTTTTCGGCAGCTGGGACAGTTGTGACTGTTGGTGAGGAACTCATGGATGCAGTTACTGGACTTTCCGGAAGTGGCCCAGGATATGGTTTTGTTATCATTGATGCTTTAACTGATGCCGGAGTACGGGTTGGTTTATCACGGCAAACTGCATTGGTTTTAGCTGCTCAGACTCTTTTGGGGGCTGCTAAAATGGTCTTGGAAACAGGAGAGCATCCAGCTAAATTACGGGATATGGTTACATCGCCTGGAGGCACTGCTATTACAGGTATTCACGTTTTAGAGCAAAGCGGATTACGGGCAGCTCTAATTGATGCTGTTGTTGCAGCAACTAAACGGTCTCAGGAGATGGGGAAGAAATAG
- a CDS encoding RNA-binding cell division protein produces the protein MSEREKILRYYRSSGEEHVAAKLLDAAEGVQRNRKYKVTEFLDPYGYTIAETVAAHYDQIELQASGGYLGAERQKVAFVHPEFRGVTDFMLAALKFSWDSRYYQLAHRDVLGAVLGLGIKRETIGDIIMMGDSAQIIVDTAIASFIEKNITQIGAAAISVVPALLEEIAPREERVKELKTTVASLRLDVIAAAGFGVSRSKMADEIAADKVKVNWQQAKSSSQAMKQGDIISMRGRGRVEICEILGQTKKGRTSIFLKRFI, from the coding sequence ATGAGTGAGCGGGAAAAAATACTGCGTTATTATCGATCAAGTGGAGAAGAGCATGTGGCGGCTAAGTTACTGGATGCTGCTGAAGGAGTACAACGCAATCGTAAATATAAGGTTACTGAGTTTCTTGATCCTTATGGATATACAATTGCTGAAACAGTTGCCGCTCATTATGACCAGATCGAATTACAGGCAAGTGGGGGTTATCTTGGTGCTGAAAGACAAAAGGTTGCGTTCGTTCATCCCGAATTTCGAGGGGTAACGGACTTTATGCTGGCAGCGCTTAAATTTAGCTGGGACTCACGGTATTATCAGCTAGCTCATCGTGATGTGCTGGGAGCTGTTTTGGGATTAGGAATTAAGCGAGAAACAATCGGTGATATTATTATGATGGGTGACAGTGCTCAAATCATTGTTGATACTGCCATTGCTTCATTCATTGAAAAAAATATCACACAAATCGGTGCTGCAGCGATTTCTGTAGTGCCAGCACTATTGGAAGAGATTGCACCAAGAGAAGAAAGAGTTAAAGAATTAAAGACCACCGTAGCGTCACTCCGGCTGGATGTTATTGCTGCAGCAGGTTTTGGAGTTTCACGAAGCAAGATGGCTGACGAAATTGCTGCAGACAAAGTGAAAGTTAACTGGCAACAGGCCAAGAGCAGTTCCCAGGCAATGAAACAAGGTGATATCATTTCAATGCGCGGCCGGGGACGGGTTGAAATATGCGAAATCCTGGGTCAGACCAAGAAAGGCCGGACCAGTATTTTTCTCAAGCGGTTCATTTAA
- the divIVA gene encoding septum formation initiator, translated as MLTPLDIHNKEFKRSFRGYNEDEVDEFLDRVVKDYEQLYRENLDLKETIDRLNSKLDHFQHMENTLHNTLVIAQETAEEVKLNAKKETELMIKEAEVRSQRLIDEAMSKVRRMTGEYEELQKQAQIYRTRMRTLVQAQLEMLKSSEDDEN; from the coding sequence ATGCTTACGCCTTTAGATATTCATAACAAAGAATTTAAAAGAAGTTTTCGCGGATATAATGAGGATGAAGTTGATGAGTTCTTAGATCGAGTTGTGAAAGATTATGAGCAATTATATCGGGAGAACTTGGATTTAAAGGAAACAATTGATCGTCTTAATAGTAAGTTAGATCACTTCCAACATATGGAAAATACACTGCATAATACCTTGGTTATTGCCCAAGAAACAGCAGAAGAAGTAAAGCTTAATGCTAAAAAAGAAACTGAACTCATGATTAAAGAAGCAGAAGTTCGTTCACAACGCCTTATTGATGAAGCCATGTCCAAGGTTCGCCGCATGACTGGCGAATATGAAGAATTACAGAAACAAGCCCAAATTTATCGAACTCGCATGAGAACTTTAGTGCAGGCACAGCTAGAGATGTTAAAATCTTCAGAAGATGATGAGAACTAA
- the ileS gene encoding isoleucine--tRNA ligase: protein MDYSKTLNLPNTDFPMRGNLPEREPQTLKYWQNNKIYEKRVAQANGKEKFILHDGPPYANGNIHIGTALNKILKDIVVKYKSLCGYDAPYVPGWDTHGLPIEHAAIKILGLNRHELNPLDLRRECKQYALKCLDMQREDFKRLGVNGDWDNPYITLKPEYEAKQIEVFGEMAKKGYIYKGLKTVYWCTSCETALAEAEIEYAEKKSHAIFVKFPLIDDKGNLPVGISPENVFAVIWTTTPWTLPANVAIAVNPELEYAWVEANGEIYLMAEGLMASVAKETGLESLKVLATVKGTDLEGMLFAHPFMDRESTVVLADYVTLEQGTGCVHTAPGHGQEDFETGIKYKLQILNPVDGAGRFTKEAGKFQGLAVHDANVPIIKELAERTLLLGKGSIKHQYAHCWRCKSPIIYRATEQWFASIDGFREQALQAIAKSNWIPAWGEDRIRNMVADRHDWCISRQRVWGVPIPIFYCTSCNEHIINDTTIGAIKELFAQFGSDIWWAKSAGEILPADFSCPHCGHKDFRKETDIMDVWFDSGSSHASVLEQRKELQWPADLYLEGSDQHRGWFQSSLLTSVATKGTAPYKAVLTHGFVVDGEGRKMSKSIGNTIYPQDVIKKYGADILRLWVASADYQADIRISNDILKQMSEVYRKIRNTFRYILGNIHDFNPAADKIAYAQLLEIDRWALLRLEQVRERVTKAYESYEFHLLYHTIHNFCAIDLSSIYLDILKDRIYTSLPDSIERRSAQTVMHEILTTLVTLVAPVLTFSSEEVWQYMPKEPGLPESVQLAVWPAAHPEYLDTKLEAKWNQILTVRGEITKALETARRNKVIGHSLDATVHVYANHAEYELLDSIRQDLATILIVSEVKLFENTTSAPADAYQAEGLSLAVTVSPATGEKCERCWIHGDTIGANKEHEKLCSRCASVVEKL, encoded by the coding sequence TTGGATTATAGTAAGACGCTTAATTTACCCAATACCGATTTTCCAATGCGCGGAAATTTGCCTGAGCGTGAACCGCAAACTCTGAAATATTGGCAGAATAACAAGATCTACGAAAAAAGGGTTGCACAGGCCAATGGGAAAGAAAAATTCATTTTGCATGATGGCCCGCCTTATGCGAATGGCAATATTCATATTGGTACAGCATTAAATAAAATATTAAAAGACATCGTAGTAAAATATAAATCGTTATGCGGATATGATGCGCCCTATGTACCTGGCTGGGATACTCATGGTTTGCCAATTGAACATGCAGCAATTAAAATTTTAGGTCTTAATCGGCACGAGTTAAATCCTTTAGATTTACGCCGTGAATGCAAACAATATGCACTAAAATGTTTAGATATGCAGCGAGAGGATTTTAAACGGTTAGGTGTTAACGGTGATTGGGATAATCCATATATCACTCTGAAGCCCGAATACGAAGCCAAGCAAATCGAAGTTTTTGGTGAAATGGCTAAGAAAGGTTATATCTACAAGGGTTTAAAAACGGTGTATTGGTGCACCTCTTGTGAGACTGCACTGGCTGAAGCCGAAATTGAATATGCTGAGAAAAAATCTCATGCGATTTTTGTTAAGTTTCCTTTGATTGATGATAAAGGTAATTTGCCTGTAGGAATTAGCCCTGAAAACGTTTTTGCCGTAATCTGGACGACGACTCCCTGGACTTTGCCAGCTAATGTGGCTATAGCGGTTAATCCTGAGCTTGAGTATGCTTGGGTAGAAGCCAATGGCGAAATTTATCTTATGGCTGAAGGGTTAATGGCATCAGTGGCCAAGGAAACGGGTTTAGAGAGTCTTAAAGTTTTGGCTACAGTAAAAGGAACAGATCTTGAAGGAATGCTCTTTGCTCATCCCTTTATGGATAGAGAATCAACTGTTGTTTTAGCCGATTATGTTACATTAGAGCAAGGTACTGGCTGTGTTCATACTGCACCTGGCCATGGTCAAGAGGATTTTGAAACAGGAATAAAATATAAGCTGCAAATACTTAACCCAGTAGATGGCGCTGGTCGGTTTACTAAAGAAGCTGGGAAATTTCAAGGATTGGCTGTTCATGATGCAAATGTTCCGATTATTAAAGAACTTGCTGAACGTACCTTGCTTTTAGGAAAAGGATCAATCAAGCATCAATATGCTCACTGCTGGCGGTGCAAAAGTCCGATTATTTATCGTGCGACAGAGCAATGGTTTGCTTCAATAGACGGTTTTAGGGAACAAGCTTTACAGGCAATTGCTAAATCAAATTGGATTCCAGCCTGGGGCGAGGATCGAATTCGCAATATGGTTGCTGACCGCCATGATTGGTGCATTTCGCGTCAAAGAGTCTGGGGAGTACCGATTCCAATTTTCTACTGCACTAGCTGCAATGAACATATCATTAATGATACAACTATTGGTGCGATTAAAGAACTATTTGCTCAATTTGGCTCAGATATCTGGTGGGCTAAAAGTGCCGGGGAGATATTGCCTGCAGATTTTTCTTGTCCACATTGTGGACATAAAGATTTCCGCAAGGAAACCGATATTATGGATGTTTGGTTTGACAGTGGTTCCAGCCATGCTTCAGTTCTTGAACAACGTAAGGAACTTCAATGGCCGGCTGATTTATATTTAGAGGGCAGTGATCAGCATCGCGGCTGGTTTCAGTCATCCTTGCTAACATCAGTTGCAACTAAAGGAACAGCTCCATATAAAGCTGTTTTGACACATGGCTTTGTTGTAGACGGTGAAGGCCGTAAGATGTCTAAGTCAATAGGAAATACTATTTACCCTCAGGATGTTATTAAAAAGTATGGTGCGGATATATTACGTTTATGGGTTGCATCTGCTGATTATCAGGCTGACATTCGAATATCAAATGATATTCTTAAGCAAATGTCTGAAGTCTACAGGAAAATTCGTAATACGTTCCGCTATATATTAGGTAATATTCACGACTTTAATCCTGCTGCTGATAAAATAGCCTATGCACAGTTGCTTGAAATCGATCGGTGGGCACTCTTGCGCTTAGAACAGGTGAGAGAACGGGTAACGAAAGCTTATGAAAGTTATGAGTTTCATTTGCTTTACCATACCATTCATAATTTCTGTGCCATTGATCTAAGCTCTATCTACCTTGATATTTTGAAGGATAGAATTTATACATCCTTGCCTGATTCTATCGAGCGCCGCTCTGCGCAAACTGTTATGCATGAAATACTAACTACTTTGGTAACTCTAGTGGCTCCAGTATTGACTTTTTCGTCTGAGGAAGTATGGCAGTATATGCCGAAAGAGCCAGGATTACCGGAAAGTGTTCAGCTGGCTGTGTGGCCTGCTGCTCACCCTGAATATCTTGACACAAAGCTTGAAGCAAAATGGAACCAGATATTAACCGTACGTGGTGAAATAACCAAAGCCCTGGAAACAGCAAGGCGCAATAAAGTTATTGGCCATTCACTGGATGCTACAGTTCATGTTTATGCTAACCATGCCGAATATGAATTATTAGATTCTATTCGTCAAGATTTAGCGACAATATTAATTGTTTCTGAAGTGAAACTATTTGAAAATACTACATCTGCACCAGCCGATGCTTATCAAGCCGAGGGTCTGAGCTTGGCAGTTACAGTATCACCGGCGACAGGTGAGAAATGTGAACGTTGTTGGATTCATGGCGATACGATTGGTGCCAATAAAGAACATGAAAAATTATGTTCACGTTGTGCCAGCGTAGTTGAAAAATTATAA
- a CDS encoding nitroreductase, whose product MTKDIFDCMRESHTVRNFKQQEIADATLTRILEAGCWAPSAGNLQPWYFYVVKNQQVKDKIAEVCYEQQQVQEAPVSVVIMADPSRSNDQYGERGAQLYCLQDTAAAAENMILAADALGISSCWVGAFDERQVQQAVEAPPRLRAVAIICLGYSDEQIKKSKERYRVAEVTKIIH is encoded by the coding sequence ATGACAAAAGATATTTTTGATTGCATGCGAGAAAGTCATACAGTGCGGAACTTTAAACAGCAAGAAATTGCTGATGCGACTTTAACACGGATATTAGAAGCAGGCTGCTGGGCTCCTAGTGCTGGCAATTTACAACCTTGGTATTTTTATGTAGTAAAGAATCAACAAGTAAAAGATAAAATTGCTGAAGTTTGCTACGAACAGCAGCAGGTACAGGAAGCTCCAGTTAGTGTCGTCATTATGGCCGATCCTTCGCGTTCTAATGATCAATATGGCGAGCGAGGAGCACAATTATATTGTTTACAAGATACTGCGGCAGCAGCTGAGAATATGATTTTGGCAGCCGATGCACTGGGGATTAGCAGTTGCTGGGTTGGGGCCTTTGATGAGCGTCAAGTACAACAAGCGGTTGAAGCTCCGCCGCGATTGAGAGCAGTAGCGATTATTTGCTTAGGATATAGTGATGAACAGATAAAAAAATCCAAAGAGCGCTACAGAGTAGCTGAGGTAACTAAGATTATTCATTAG
- a CDS encoding TraR/DksA family transcriptional regulator, which produces MNSETLTKFKHRLESEEKRLQLQISKIESSGLGEAMQGSLGELSVYDNHPADIGDELFERSKDIALRDNENILLEDVKTALNKIQNHSYGFCDKCGQEIASERLEAIPWASQCLKCQQETESTDVTAPRPIEEDLLNPPFKRNFLDSDSRDFVGFDGEDSLQSVLRYGSSDSPQDIPGANNYKKLFPNSDEHQGLVEWTDAIPAEDSRQDEKTKKAER; this is translated from the coding sequence TTGAATTCAGAAACTCTAACCAAATTTAAACATAGACTTGAGAGCGAAGAAAAGCGATTGCAATTACAAATAAGCAAAATAGAATCGTCAGGACTTGGTGAGGCGATGCAAGGTTCTTTGGGAGAGTTGTCTGTTTACGATAACCATCCGGCTGATATTGGCGATGAGTTATTCGAGCGCAGCAAGGATATTGCATTGCGAGACAATGAAAATATATTATTAGAAGATGTAAAAACAGCATTAAATAAAATTCAGAATCATAGCTACGGCTTTTGTGACAAGTGTGGGCAGGAAATTGCCAGTGAAAGATTAGAAGCAATACCTTGGGCCAGTCAGTGTCTAAAATGTCAGCAAGAGACTGAAAGTACAGATGTCACTGCGCCAAGACCCATTGAAGAAGATTTGCTGAATCCGCCTTTTAAACGGAATTTCTTGGATTCGGACTCGCGTGATTTCGTTGGATTTGATGGTGAAGATTCATTGCAAAGCGTTTTGCGTTACGGAAGCTCAGATTCACCACAAGATATACCTGGTGCCAACAATTATAAAAAACTTTTCCCTAATAGTGATGAACATCAAGGCCTTGTTGAATGGACAGACGCTATACCTGCAGAAGATAGCCGACAAGATGAAAAAACAAAAAAAGCCGAGCGCTAA